The genomic DNA CCTGGACTCCCTGGGCACGAAGCTTTCGGGCGGACAACAGCAACGTCTGACCATCGCCCGCGCCCTCAGCCACCGGCCGGAGATTCTTTGCCTGGACGAATTCAGCATCGCCATCGACCCCGTCACCACGATGCGCATCGAGGACGTGCTCAAGGAGCTCAAGGCGCACATGACGATCATCCTCGTCACAAACCTGGTGCAACAAGCCCGCCGCCTCGCCTCGCGCACGATGTTCCTTTGGAATGGGGACATCATTGAACTGGACACGAACGAAGTCATGTTCAGCGAAACGCCGAAGGACCGGCGCACCTACGAATACGTGAACGGCATTTTCGGATGACGACGTTTCACGCAAGGGCGCAAGGGGAGATTGGCGGAGTGAGGGGCACTCCGCTATTCGGCGGCATCCTGGTGTCCTGGCGCGAAATCTGATTTGCATGACTCAGCCCGTTGACTACGCCATCACCACGCGAGACCTGAAGCTTTGGTACGCCAAGTTCCAGGCGCTGCTCGGCATCACGGTCAACATCAAAAAGGGGCAGATCACGTCGCTCATCGGCCCGTCCGGCTGCGGCAAAACCACGCTGCTGCGCTGCTTCAACCGCGTCAACGAGCGCTATGGCTACGTCACCACCACCGGCGAGATCAAACTTCACAACAAAAACATCTACGACCCGGACGTCTCGCTCATCGAGCTGCGCAAAAGCGTCGGCATGGTCTTCCAGCGGCCTAATCCACTCCCTCTCTCGGTCTATGAGAACGTCGTATTCGGCCTCCGTATCCACGATGACCAGGGGCTGAAAAAGTCCGATTATGACAACGCCGTGGAGAAGGCGCTGACCGAAGTCGGCTTGTGGAAGGACCTCCAGGACCGTCTCGACATGAAGGCCACCAGCCTTCAACTCGAACAG from Verrucomicrobiota bacterium includes the following:
- a CDS encoding phosphate ABC transporter ATP-binding protein — translated: MTQPVDYAITTRDLKLWYAKFQALLGITVNIKKGQITSLIGPSGCGKTTLLRCFNRVNERYGYVTTTGEIKLHNKNIYDPDVSLIELRKSVGMVFQRPNPLPLSVYENVVFGLRIHDDQGLKKSDYDNAVEKALTEVGLWKDLQDRLDMKATSLQLEQQQKLCIARLLPLKPEIILMDEPCSALDVNGTQAIEELMFALKGRYTIVIVTHNMAQARRSSDECIFMLMGELIEHSLTTELFLAPKNPRTAEYIEGRYG